In Helianthus annuus cultivar XRQ/B chromosome 8, HanXRQr2.0-SUNRISE, whole genome shotgun sequence, a single genomic region encodes these proteins:
- the LOC110911794 gene encoding eukaryotic translation initiation factor 5A, whose amino-acid sequence MSDEEHQFESKADAGASKTYPQQAGTIRKGGHIVIKNRACKVVEVSTSKTGKHGHAKCHFVAIDIFNGKKLEDIVPSSHNCDVPHVSRTDYQLIDISEDGFVSLLTENGNTKDDLKLPTDDALLTQIKDGFAEGKDLVVSVMSAMGEEQICALKDIGPK is encoded by the exons ATGTCGGACGAAGAGCATCAGTTTGAATCAAAGGCCGATGCAGGTGCTTCCAAAACCTACCCTCAGCAAGCCGGTACCATCCGCAAAGGCGGCCACATCGTCATCAAGAATCGTGCTTGCAAG GTTGTAGAAGTTTCCACCTCCAAGACTGGCAAGCACGGTCATGCTAAGTGTCACTTTGTTGCAATTGACATCTTTAATGGGAAAAAGCTTGAAGATATTGTGCCCTCGTCCCATAACTGTGAT GTTCCTCATGTCAGTCGTACTGACTACCAGCTAATTGATATTTCTGAGGATGGATTT GTGAGTTTGTTGACTGAAAATGGCAACACTAAGGATGATCTGAAGCTCCCAACTGATGATGCTCTCCTGACACAG ATCAAGGATGGATTTGCAGAGGGTAAGGACCTGGTGGTGAGTGTGATGTCAGCGATGGGGGAGGAGCAGATTTGTGCTCTTAAGGACATTGGCCCCAAGTAA